Genomic window (Kosakonia sp. BYX6):
TATGCATTTCAAGGCGCATATCGGGCGAAACCCGCACCGCCACATCGTCAAAAAGGGTGCGGCGACCGCTGCCTTCAATGGCGACACTTACCGCATCACCATGCGAAACGCGCAGCACCAGCGCATCCAGCGGCGACATGTGAATATGGCGCTGGGCGACGATCACACCGCTTTCCAGTTCAATTTCTGCCCACGGGCTGATGAGCTTCACGCCGGGCGTACCGCTGAGATTGCCGGACATACGCAGCGGTGCCGGGATGCCGAGCGTTCGCGCGTCGGTTCGTGATATTTCCACCTGGCTTCTGCCACGCAGCGGGCCGAGTAAGCGGACGTTTTTTATCTGGCCTTTTGGCCCTGCCAGCGTCACGGTTTGCTCGGCGGCAAACTGCCCCGGCTGTAACAGCGCTTTCTTTTCTGTTACCGGCATCTCCGGGAACAACCGGTCATAATCCTGCTGCGAAAGATGGATATGTCGGTTCGAAATACCCAGCGGGATGGGGCGTAAGCGCATCTCATCCAGCACCTGAGTGACAACATGTTCGACTAACTGCTTATCCATAGTGATTTACCCTGGATTGTTATTCGCCTCGTTGGCCGTTATGCAGGCATAACGAGCGTGGTTCCCCTTTTTGACGCGGACACGCCGGGTCGAGACAGAGGTTGCAGGTGACTTGCCGCTGTTCAGACGTTGCTTCGTGCAACGTTTGCGTTACGGCATCGTTCGCCTGCACAACCTCTTGGGGTGCCTTATCCACCACCGCAGGCTGCGGGACGGCCGGGAAAATCCCGTCGCCGGGGCGCGCAATAACTTTTTGCGCCACCAGCCCGTCCTGCGCCTGGGCCACGCTTGCGCCGTTGATAATGGCCGACTGCACAGACGCCACATCCCCGGCGATTTTGATCACCGTCCAGCCTGAGCCATTGGTTTTTTCCAGACCCAGCAGCGTGATGGACGCGGCTTTCGCCATGGCATCCGCGCAATTGATGGCCAGCGCCAGACCGCTAACTTCCAGTAAACCCAGTGATTGCTTCACGCTGTACTCCTCCAGCCGTCAGGCGGATTTCGGTAAAATGGCTTCGACGTCGCTGTGCGGGCGCGGGATCACGTGGCAAGACTTCACTTCGCCGACCACGCTGGCGGCAGCGGCACCGGCATCAACCGCGGCTTTCACCGCGCCAACGTCGCCGCGCACCATTACGGTGACCAGCCCCGAGCCGATTTTTTCGTAGCCCACCAGTTGCACGTTGGCCGACTTCACCATGGCGTCGGCGGCTTCAATGGCACCCACCAACCCTTTTGTTTCAACCAGTCCCAATGCGTTGTTCATACTGCGATTCTCCTGTGGATGGATAAGCGGGTTACCGGAACGGTATCCCTTTCACCAGACGGGCGGCATTGCTGCCAGCGATGCGCCGCGACTGACTTTCGGCATGCTGCATCAGCGTAAAAAGCGGCGCGGATGCGGGTAAATTTCGATAGTGAATAACCAGTTGTTGGCTGTCGCAGGCGATGCCCACCAGCAATGCAGACTGGTTTGCCGCCTGCCAGGCGCTGGAGACCACTTCCTGCCCGGCGATTTGCTGCCAGCGCCATGGAATACCTTCTTCTTCAATGCCCCACAGCACCTCCTGCCACAGCGGCTGGCAGTCGCCATGCGCGTGAATCACAATCGCCGGACGTTCCTGATTAGTGCTCATCGGCAGACTCCTTACGCCAGGAGAGGATCAGGCCGGTGGCGACAGCGTTGCGCGGGCCTTCAACGCCGCGAATATTGCCGCGACCAGCCACCAACCGGTAATGGGCGAGAGCGTCTGTGACCAGTTGCGGCACTTCAAAATCCAGCGATGAACCGCCGACCAGCACCACAAACGGGATGTCGCGGATATTGCCGGTGGGGCTGACCTGGCGCAGCGCGCGCAGGGCATTGGTGACAAACACGCGCTCTTTCGCGCTACGGCGAATCAGGCGGATTTTTTCCAGCGACAAATCGCCGGGCAGCGGCACCAGTTCATCGGGTTTCACCACGCACACACGCGCGAACACCTCCGGCGGCAGCGCAGTGGGGAAGAATTGCACGTTGCCGTCTTCATGGCGCAAGTGGAACAGGCTTTCGACCTTGGCGAGGGGATACTTTTTGATCTCTTCTGCCAGGTAGCGATCGGTCAGCCCCAGTTCGCGGGCGATGATCATGGTGACCATATCGCCAGCACCGGCCAGATGGGTGGCGATGATCTCGCCCTGCGCATTGATGATTGACGCATCGGTTGAACCCGCGCCGAGATCCAGGATCGCCAGCGGGCGGGTCGTGCCGGGCGTGGTCAACGCGCCAAGAATGGCGGCTTCGGCTTCCGCGCCGCCAACCTGCACGTCGATATGCAGTTTTTGTTCGATTTCGTGGGCGATCATCGCCATCTGCAAACGGTCAGACTTGACCATCGAGGCAATACCAACCGCCTGCTCCAGCGAGAACTCACCGGCTAATCCGCCTGTCACGCTGACCGGCACGGCGGTATCCACCGCCAGCAGATCCTGGATGTAGACTTCGCTGCTCGGCTTGTTAGTCAACTCCGCCATGGTCTGGCGCACATGCTCCAGCATGCCGCCGATATTGGTGCCCGCCTCGCCGGTAACGTTATCCAGCCGGGGGCAGGCTTCGACGGCTTTCATGATCGCTTCCGCGCCTGCGGCCACGTCCACTTTGACGCTGCGCCCGGCGCTCATCAGCTCAATATTGCCTGCCGGAATCGAACGCGCTTTCACATCACCGGACGGGGTTTTCACCACCACGGCGGAACGGTTGCCGATCAGCGCGCGCGCGACGGGGACAATGTTTTTTGTCTCTTCGGCATTGAGCGAAAAAACCGTGGCGATGCCGTAAGGATTGGAGAGGCTTTCGATCACTTTGCCCGGCAGCGCCACTTCGATAGCTGCCAACATGCCGAGCGGAATGCGGTCGATGTACAGCACTTCATCGACGATGGGCAGCGGCCGGTTAAGGCGGTTGTTCACCAGCACGCCGTCGTCGCGCTGCAAAATCACGCCGTTTATCTGGTAACCGGCCTGAGTGGCGGCGTTGACCATTTGCGCGACATCGGCGAAATCAAACGCGCTGGAGACCACCAAAATGTAGGGCTGTTCCGCCGGGCGAGACAGCAACTCCTGTGGCGTGATGGTGACGCCAACGCCCAGCCCGACGCCGCCGGGGGTTTTCGGGTTGTGACCAATCATGGTCGATTCGGTGATGATGGTTTCGGTGATGGTTTCCATCGCCACATCACCGATCACCGGTGTCGCTTCGTTAATGCGGATAAGCGAAATATCGCTGACAGAGATACCGGCGCGCGCCACCGCGCTGTTCAGCGCTTCCTGAATACCGAACACATTGCGCAGCGTCCCTTTAATGCCGGTGGTGTCCGCCAGCGCACTGCTCACAATGGCCAGCGCGCCGCGGTTATCCAGCGCGGCGAGCGCCACTTCGGTGGAGGCGTTGCCAATATCAATGCCAGCTATATAACGCATACATCATCCTTGCGGTTAGTCATCGCCTTTGAGTTTTTTACGCTCGACGTACAGGGCTGCGGCCTCGCGAACAAAGGCCGCGCAGATCTTCGCGTGGTAACGGCTTTCCAGATCCTCGGCGATCTCCAGCAGTTCTTGTTGACTGGAGCGGTACGGACGCAGGGCGTTATAAATTTCGAGGATGCGATCGTCCGGTACGGCGGTCAGTTCGGCGGCGCGTTCGAAGTTCATTGCCAACCTGTCGCGCCCGGCATCGCGGGCGATCGCCGCCTGGATACGCAGGGTTTCCGGGGTGATACGCATATCCTGGGCGGTGATCTTGCCGCTCAACACGTTGGCGAGGGTCAGTTCTTCCAGCGTCTTGTTGGTGGCGGTTTTCACCCATTCCGGGTGCTTACTCGCCAGTGGGTAATCGTGCACTTTGGCCTGGTGCTGAGTTGTGCCTGGCGCGGGAGCTGCCGTTGTCGGCGTCGCGCCTTGCAGGCTGTTCATCCGGCTAAGCACATCACGAACCATTGATTCAATGGCATCTGCATTCATGGTGTTGTCCTTTTAAAGCGCAACGCGCAGCTCTTGCGGGTTTTTGCCCGTCACGACGTATTTGGTTTCTTTGATGTGCAAAATGGCCGACTTCGCCTGGTACTTCGGCCGTGCCATCTGATCGTTGAGCGTCGGGACCGGCTGCGGCGACTCACGCTTGGCGTAGCGCGCGGCGTTTTTGCCAATCTGCCGGTAGGTTTCCAGCGTCAACAACGGCGCCTGTGGGAACAGTTCAAGGTTCGACAGCGGCGGCAGCCCTTGCTGGTGGATAACCGTGGTGCCTTTCGACTGGATACCCACCGAAATGCCCGAACCGCTCAGGCGGTTACCTTCGACGGCGACAAACGCCACGTCGGAGGATTTAAAGCAGCGAATGACCCGCGCTTTAACGCCTTCTTCTTCGATCCCGGCGATCACTTCACGCAGGATGCTTTTGTGCGGTAAACCGACGATATTGACGGTCTGCGACAAGCCAAAGGCCGGGCCGACGGCAATGATCACTTCATCCTGCTGGGTGCCCGGTTTGGCTTCGCCAATCTCTGTCAGAAAACCACCTTCTGCCGACGTCGCCGCGGAAGATGCGCGGTTAGCAGGGGCGCTGAACGAGACCGTTTTGTCACTGGTTTTCATCTCTGCCAGCACGTCTTCGACGATTTGACGCAGCAGCTTTTCATTGATTTCCATGCTTCACCCCTTAGCCCAGTTCGTTCGGATCGATGGCGGCCGGGATGTTTTTGATCTCTTCCCAGCGTTCGCCTTGCAGGCGATAGCCTGTTGCCGGACCCGCGTAATCGTTGACGTCATTTACTGCCGACAGCACCTGGCCGTCGCCAACGATGATGGCGGAGGTGTGCAGGTAATCCCCGGTGAGTTTGGCTTTCTGGATATTGAGCATGTCCTGGGCGACATCGTTAAAGCCGCCTTGCGCCAGCGCTTTCACCACTTCCAGCCCGTTGCGGTTTTTGTTGATGATCTCCTGGGCGAATTTGATGTCTTCGACGATGTTGCGCTCCGGCATATCTTTTGAACCGTGCGCATAGGTCGCCGCTTCTACCTCTTCGTCAGTGATCGGCGGTAGCCCCATTCCCGCGAAAACGGCTTGTAATGCGCGCGCCGCTTTGTTGCGGATCGCAATCACGTCTTCTTCACGTACCGGGCGCAGGCCGCCATCGACTTTCAGGTCGCGCTGCAACACGTTGTAGTCGTCGAAATCTTCCGCATCTTCATTGGAACCGGCGAACATGTTGTCGTAGTTCGGCACCGCCGAATAACCGGAGGAGATAAAGTCAGTACCAGGCAGGAACTGCATCAGCAGACGCGCGGTACGGCGCATATCCGAGTGGGTAAAGGTCTGGTCGTTACTGGAGGCGCATTCGAGATCCAACGCCGAGCAAATCAGGTTTTCCGCCAGTACGGCGCGAATCCCCGACGGCACGGCGGAAGGTACGCCGATGCAGCTTACCGAGCCGTTTTGCAGCCCCTGAACGCCCGCCGCTTTGGTGATGTAAATGCAGCGCGCTTCGAGATAAAGCATCGATTTCCCTTCGGCGTAACCCATTTGCACTTCGGAGCCAGAACCGGAGGTAAAGCGCATTTTCAAGCCACGTGAAGCATAAGACGAGGCGAGAAAGCCTTTCGACCACGGCGTATCGTCCCCGTCGGTAAACACCGGTTCGGTGCCGTAAACCGAGATGGTTTCCGCATAGCAGGTGTGGCCGAGCATGCCGAGTTTCAGCTCGGTGGCTTCTTCCAGCGAACACTGCGTTAATACGCCGGGGCGACCAACCTGCGAACCGACCAGCAGGGCGATGGCGTTAAACGGTGCGTAACGCGCCACCGCGACGGTGGTTTCTTGTTCGTCAAAACCGCGCCATGCGCCTTCTGCGGCGTCGGCGGCGATCTGCACCGGGTTGTCTTTGACGTTGGTGACGTGCGCTTGCTGTGACGGCGTGCGGCGGGCGCGCATTTTCTGCATCGCCATCATCATCTCCACGACGTTCATCTGCGACATCACTTCAACAATCTTCGCCGGGGTCATTGCAGTGGTCAGCGGCACAATGTCGCTGCGTTTGACGTTCGGATCGCACAGCATATTGGCGAGCTTCACCGAATCCATCGCCATCACTTCTTCGGCGCGCGCAAGGTTGATGCCGTAACGGGCAATAAAGTGGTCAATCAGGTCAAACTCTTTGGCGGATTTTCCGTCAAGCTCAGTGACCATGCCGTTGACGATGCGAATGGACGGTTTCGGATCGTTCGGGCTTTCCATTGCAATAAAGCCTTCTTCGATCCACTCCTTCACAAAGCCGTCCTGGTTAACAGGGCGTTTCGCCAGCGCTTCAAATCGTTTCGATCTCATGAAACAGCCTCTCTGTTATCAGATGTAGGACGGGCGATCGTTTTTCGGCTCCGCGCCCAGCGTGCCAAGCACGGTTTTGCCGATTTCGCGGGCGGAAATCACCGCCTGGCGTACCGCGCCGGAGTCCCCGGAGATGATCAGAATCGCTTCGTTCGAGAAGCTAGTGCCTTTGGCCGGTGAGCTGTAGGCCACCACTTCTACATTGGCGGATTTCAGGGCGGTATCAGCCATCAGCACGCCCACCGACGCCGGGGCGCCAACAATCACCCCGCAGGAGCGACCCACCGGCGCGCCAAACGCTTTTTCCAGCGCGTAGCTGGCGCGGGCGGTGTATTGCAGCTCGATATGACCAGCGTCATTGGCGTACACATCGCCGAAGGTGCGATCCAACTCTTTAAGCGCCACTTCCACCGCGCGTTTGACGTCGGAAACATCATTCCCGCCGAACAGGATCAGCGAGCCGTGACCAGCGCCGCCTTTGGTATCGCGCGGCAATTCAATGCTCACCACTTCGGTGTTGGTGGCTTTCACCGCCTCGTCCGCCGCCATAATGTGCGGGCCTGCGCCGGTACGTGCGCCGAGAATGCCTATCGAACGAAAACGTTTTTCCAGCTTCATTGCGTCAAGCAGTGCGCTATCTACGTTGGCAATCACCAGACCGACGGTGTCGCCGATAGCGGTGCCGACAAACTCCGTTAAACTGCAGCTTTTTTCTGCCATAGCCGTCTCTCGTTTTATGTGGGTGACATCAGGGGAGGCCTGGGGTGCCGATACGCGCGCGACCACCTGAGCCATGATCTGTTCCACCAGCTCATTGCTGCTCATTGGCTAATTCCCTTCGGTAAGAGTTTTTCAACATCGGTATGCGGGCGTGGGATGACGTGTACGGCTTTCACTTCTCCCACCTGCGCAGCGGCTGCTGCTCCGGCATCGGTTGCCGCTTTCACCGCCCCGACATCGCCGCGAACAATAACGGTGACCAGGCCAGAACCTATTTTTTCGTAGCCCACTAACATCACATTGGCTGATTTCACCATCGCGTCGGCGGCTTCAATCGCGGCAGTTAAGCCTTTGGTTTCCACCATTCCTAATGCTTCTTGTTGCATAAAGACCTCGATAAGGTTGTCCTGATTTTTGGACTATACAAATAAGCGAGGAAAAAGAATGGCTCTCTTGAACTTATGTGAAAAACTTCCTGGTGTGATTAAAAGAATAAATTGCTGATGTATATTTTAAACTGATGATTTTTATGTGTATTTGTTGTGTTGTTTGATAGCAAATTATTGTTATTACAATATCAAATTTACATTTTTCGGCGTGACAAAATAAATATGAAGGAGTAATTGCGCGTGCGGAAAGATTTTGTGAGCAAGGCCGGAAAACCGAATAACAAAAATAACAAGAATCTGTTATCGGTCGCTGTTAAATAAGAGCGAAATAAGTCGTGATGGCTAAAGGAAATAGTTATTCGGCATAACAAAATAGTGTTATTGCCTGACGACTTTTTAGGTCTTTTTGCCCGGAGGTTGCCAACACTTTTCCCCTACGCATTCCTATAGTGTGCGGCGTTGTACTCTGCCACCAGCTTCAGGGGTGCTGGTGAGGTCTGACTCTACCTGGAAGGTGACACAATGAATGATTCACTAAGGGCGCAATGTATCGCCGAATTTTTAGGCACCGGTCTGTTTCTGTTTTTTGGTATCGGCTGCCTGTGCGCCATGAAAGTGGCGGGTGCGACGCTTGGGCTGTGGGAAATTTGCATTATTTGGGGGTTGGGTATTTCGCTGGCGGTTTACCTGACGGCGGGCATTTCAGGCGCGCATCTGAACCCGGCGATTACCGTTGCGCTGTGGCTGTTTGCCCGTTTTCCCGGTCGCAAAGTGCTGCCGTATAGCCTGGCGCAAATCGCCGGAGGGTTTGGCGGCGCGGCATTGGCTTATCTGCTGTACCGCAATCTGTTTCTGGAATACGAGGCCGCGCATCACCTGGTGCGGGGCAGTCTGGAGAGTCTGCAACTGGCGGCGCTGTTTACTACCTATCCCGCAGCGGCGCTGAATGTCTGGCAGGCGGCGCTGGTGGAAGTGGTCATCACCTCGATTCTGATGGGGGTGATCATGGCGCTGACCGATGACGGTAACGGCGTGCCGCGCGGGCCGCTGGCACCGCTGTTGATTGGCCTTCTGGTGGCGGTGATCGGCGCGTCGATGGGGCCGCTGACCGGGTTCGCGATGAACCCCGCGCGTGATTTTGGGCCGAAGCTGTTTATCTTCTTTGCCGGTTGGGGCGAAACAGCAATGACCGGCGGGCGCGAAATTCCTTACTTTATTGTGCCGATCGTCGCTCCTATTATCGGTGCCTGCGCCGGTGCGGCCTGTTACCGCTATCTGATTGGCAAAAATCTACCGGGAAATACGGGCGAGCTAAAAGAAAAACAGAGCTGATGGCTGATCAACCAATTAAGAAACAGCTTGCAGTGGAATGAATATATTTCGTGATCTGCTTTCCTGAACGCATTAAATCGCCTCCCAGGGATGGGAGACTTTTGTTATCTTGATTTTTGTTTAGTGCTCGGGATTATTAAGTTTCGTTGTAAGAAGATCCTGAACTGTAAACAAATCACGTTGTTTATAACAATAAATTAAAATTCACTGAGAGGTTTTATCATGATTTCTGCGAGTACACTAAACTCCGAACTCATTAATAAAATCGCCCAGGATTTTGCACAAGCCACCGGTCTGGCCGTTGTTGTGGTGAATATCCACGGCGAAGAGATTTCCGAGCTGTTCAATTTCACCCCGTTTTGCCAGCGTATGCGACAGCATCCGCAGCACAGCATTCGTTGTCGCATGAGCGATCGCTGTGGCGGTTTTGAAGCCTCCAAATCGAACCAGCCCTGCATTTATCGCTGTCATGCCGGGCTCACTGATTTTTCGATCCCACTGGTGATTGCCGGGCATCTGGTGGGGTTTGTGCTGTGCGGACAGGTGCGTCTGCGTGATAAAGACGGCGTGGAGCTGGTGGATATTCTCAATATTGACGACCGCTGGCAGGCCGACCCGACGCTGGTCGACGCGTTTCACTGCGTGCCGGAAATGGACTATTCGCGCGTGATTGCCTCGGCGGATTTGTTGCAGCTTATTGTCGAAAATTGTCTGAAAAAACAGCTTAATTTCGTGGTCATCAAAGACCAACAGCAGCAGTCGGATTCGGCTCGCGCTGCTCGTAATCAGGGGCCGCACGACAGCAAAATGAAGAAGGCGCTGCGCTATATCGACGCCCATTTGTCCGATGAGTTGCGGCTCGAAGACGTTGCCGCGCATGTTTATCTCAGCCCTTACTATTTCAGCAAGTTGTTTAAAAAATATCAGGGCATTGGCTTTAACGCGTGGGTCAACCAGCAACGTATGGCTAGCGCGCGGGAAATGCTCCGTCATAGCGACTGGAGCATCGCCAGTATTGCCCGTAATTTAGGTTTTTCGCAAACCAGCTATTTTTGCAAAGTTTTTCGGCAGACCTATCAGGTAACGCCGCAGGTATTTCGTTTGCAGAATAATGCAAACTATGACGGCGATTAAATTTCTGATGACAATAAATTGTTATTTGAAACGCCAGTAAGCTCTTTCTCAAGCCTTAATAGATAAGGTATTTGTGAATGGTCTGAGCAATAAATTGTTATAGCGCAACAAAATAGTGTTCATGCAAAGATAAACTGAACCAGTTTTTATTTCCCTGCTGCGATATAGTGCTTGCAGGGAAACATCGCGGGGAATAAGTACTCACCGTGATAAACAATCCAACAGGTTACGCCACGATAATGTTGTGGCAGGGAAGGGGGTGAGAATCCCCCGCAGCCCCCGCTGCTGTGAAGCTGACGACCCCGTAATCACCACTGATCGTACGATCGGGAAGGACGGGCGAGGACGACGCGAAGCCAGAAGACCGACCTGATGGACATCTATCAACAACTTCGGTGGGAAGTGGGTTGCTCAGAAGCGTACGGTCGAAAGACCGGGTAAACGCGCGTCCTGACTTCATCTTTTCCACCCGCAATGGGGCTTCAGGAATGTCAGACAGGCGCAGCGCCTTTATCCTTGCCGGAACCGGCAGCGGCTGTGGGAAAACCACCGTCACGCTGGGACTGCTTACTGCGTTGCAGCGCCGGGGCTTGCGCGTACAGCCCTTCAAAATCGGGCCGGACTATCTCGATACCGCCTGGCACAGCGCCATTTCCGGCGTGCCTTCCCGCAACCTCGACAGCTTTATGCTGCCGGAAGCCACACTGAATGCCCTCTTTACTGAACACCTGCTCGCCGCCGACGTCGCTGTGATCGAAGGCGTGATGGGGCTTTATGACGGCTACGGCACCGACCCCCACTATTGCAGCAGCGCCGCGCTGGCAAAACAGCTTGGCGTGCCGGTCATTTTATTGGTCGATGGCAAAGCGGTTTCCACCTCCATTGCCGCCACGGTGATGGGCTTTCAACACTTCGACCCGCAGTTGTCCATTGCCGGGGTGATCGTTAATCGCGTCAACAGCGACAGCCACTTTCAGTTACTCAAACTGGCCATTGAACACTACTGCGATGTGCCGGTGCTGGGTTATGTGCCGGTCGCGCCGGATGTGTCGCTGCCGGAGCGCCACCTTGGGCTCGTCACCGCCCGCGAATCGGGGGTGGCAATGCAGCCGTGGCAGAGCTTCGCGGACCTGTTGGCGCAAACGCTGGATATTGACCGCTTGCTTAATGTGAGCAAGCTTTCCTCTCTTCCCGCAGGGGAATGGCCGAAATGCCCGTCTGAACAGGCGGGCGCCGGGCTGACGCTGGCGTTAGCCGAGGATGAAGCCTTCAACTTTTATTACCCCGATAACCTGCAATTGCTGGAGCGCGCGGGCGTACGCATTGTGCGTTTTAGCCCGCTGCATGACCGCGAACTGCCCGATTGCCAGATGATGTGGCTCGGCGGCGGCTACCCGGAACTACACGCCCGCGCGTTGTCTGCAAACCAGCCGATGCTGGCGGCCATTCGCGCGGCGCACCAGCGCGGCGTGGCGATCTACGCCGAATGCGGCGGCCTGATGTATCTCGGTGATTCACTGTGCGATGCCGATGGCAACGCATGGCCAATGGTCGGTGTGATCCCCGGTCGCAGTCAAATGGGCAAACGGCTGACCCGCTTTGGCTACTGCGAAGCCCGCGCTATGCAGCAGACGTTGCTGGCCGCGCCCGGTGAAACGCTCCGCGGGCATGAATTTCACTACTCGGACTTTACCCCGGCAGTGGATGCCGTACTGGATTGCCACAAAACCCGTGATGGCGAAGAACTCAAACGCTGGCAGGGCGGTTGGCAGGTCGGCAACACCTTCGCCAGCTATTTGCATCTGCATTTTGGCCAGCGCCCGCACATGCTCAACCACTGGTTTGCCGCCGCAAGGAGTGTGCAATGACGTTGCTGGCCTGGTGTGTGGCTTTTTTACTCGATGGTCTGCTTGGCGACCCGCCGCACTGGCCGCATCCGGTGCGCTGGATTGGCGCGTTTATCAGCTTGACGCAGCGCGCCGTGCGCAAAGTGTGCCGCAGCGAGAGCACATTACGCCTTGGCGGCGGGGTGATGTGGTTGCTGGTGGTTGGTGTGACCTGGGCCGTAGCCTGGGGTGTGCTGGCGCTGGCGAATGCGATTCACCCGTGGTTCGGCTGGTGTGTGGAAGTGTGGATGATTTACACCACGCTCGCGACGCGCTGCCTGGCGGATATGGCGCGCGAGGTGGAAAAAGCGCTGCGCCACGGCTCGCTCGCCGAAAGCCGCGAAAAACTATCGTGGATTGTCGGGCGCGATACCGCGCAACTTCAGCCGCCGCAGATCACCCGCGCGGTGGTCGAAACCGTGGCGGAAAACACCGTCGATGGGGTGATCGCCCCGCTGTTCTTTTTGCTGCTCGGCGGCGCGCCGCTGGCGATGGCCTACAAAGCGGTGAACACGCTCGATTCAATGGTTGGCTACAAACACGAAAAATACCGCGCTATCGGTATG
Coding sequences:
- a CDS encoding phosphate propanoyltransferase — encoded protein: MDKQLVEHVVTQVLDEMRLRPIPLGISNRHIHLSQQDYDRLFPEMPVTEKKALLQPGQFAAEQTVTLAGPKGQIKNVRLLGPLRGRSQVEISRTDARTLGIPAPLRMSGNLSGTPGVKLISPWAEIELESGVIVAQRHIHMSPLDALVLRVSHGDAVSVAIEGSGRRTLFDDVAVRVSPDMRLEMHIDTDEANASGADDPNAFARLVKHL
- a CDS encoding BMC domain-containing protein; its protein translation is MKQSLGLLEVSGLALAINCADAMAKAASITLLGLEKTNGSGWTVIKIAGDVASVQSAIINGASVAQAQDGLVAQKVIARPGDGIFPAVPQPAVVDKAPQEVVQANDAVTQTLHEATSEQRQVTCNLCLDPACPRQKGEPRSLCLHNGQRGE
- the pduJ gene encoding propanediol utilization microcompartment protein PduJ, whose amino-acid sequence is MNNALGLVETKGLVGAIEAADAMVKSANVQLVGYEKIGSGLVTVMVRGDVGAVKAAVDAGAAAASVVGEVKSCHVIPRPHSDVEAILPKSA
- a CDS encoding glycerol dehydratase reactivase beta/small subunit family protein, encoding MSTNQERPAIVIHAHGDCQPLWQEVLWGIEEEGIPWRWQQIAGQEVVSSAWQAANQSALLVGIACDSQQLVIHYRNLPASAPLFTLMQHAESQSRRIAGSNAARLVKGIPFR
- a CDS encoding diol dehydratase reactivase subunit alpha → MRYIAGIDIGNASTEVALAALDNRGALAIVSSALADTTGIKGTLRNVFGIQEALNSAVARAGISVSDISLIRINEATPVIGDVAMETITETIITESTMIGHNPKTPGGVGLGVGVTITPQELLSRPAEQPYILVVSSAFDFADVAQMVNAATQAGYQINGVILQRDDGVLVNNRLNRPLPIVDEVLYIDRIPLGMLAAIEVALPGKVIESLSNPYGIATVFSLNAEETKNIVPVARALIGNRSAVVVKTPSGDVKARSIPAGNIELMSAGRSVKVDVAAGAEAIMKAVEACPRLDNVTGEAGTNIGGMLEHVRQTMAELTNKPSSEVYIQDLLAVDTAVPVSVTGGLAGEFSLEQAVGIASMVKSDRLQMAMIAHEIEQKLHIDVQVGGAEAEAAILGALTTPGTTRPLAILDLGAGSTDASIINAQGEIIATHLAGAGDMVTMIIARELGLTDRYLAEEIKKYPLAKVESLFHLRHEDGNVQFFPTALPPEVFARVCVVKPDELVPLPGDLSLEKIRLIRRSAKERVFVTNALRALRQVSPTGNIRDIPFVVLVGGSSLDFEVPQLVTDALAHYRLVAGRGNIRGVEGPRNAVATGLILSWRKESADEH
- the pduE gene encoding propanediol dehydratase small subunit PduE, which codes for MNADAIESMVRDVLSRMNSLQGATPTTAAPAPGTTQHQAKVHDYPLASKHPEWVKTATNKTLEELTLANVLSGKITAQDMRITPETLRIQAAIARDAGRDRLAMNFERAAELTAVPDDRILEIYNALRPYRSSQQELLEIAEDLESRYHAKICAAFVREAAALYVERKKLKGDD
- the pduD gene encoding propanediol dehydratase medium subunit PduD yields the protein MEINEKLLRQIVEDVLAEMKTSDKTVSFSAPANRASSAATSAEGGFLTEIGEAKPGTQQDEVIIAVGPAFGLSQTVNIVGLPHKSILREVIAGIEEEGVKARVIRCFKSSDVAFVAVEGNRLSGSGISVGIQSKGTTVIHQQGLPPLSNLELFPQAPLLTLETYRQIGKNAARYAKRESPQPVPTLNDQMARPKYQAKSAILHIKETKYVVTGKNPQELRVAL
- the pduC gene encoding propanediol dehydratase large subunit PduC → MRSKRFEALAKRPVNQDGFVKEWIEEGFIAMESPNDPKPSIRIVNGMVTELDGKSAKEFDLIDHFIARYGINLARAEEVMAMDSVKLANMLCDPNVKRSDIVPLTTAMTPAKIVEVMSQMNVVEMMMAMQKMRARRTPSQQAHVTNVKDNPVQIAADAAEGAWRGFDEQETTVAVARYAPFNAIALLVGSQVGRPGVLTQCSLEEATELKLGMLGHTCYAETISVYGTEPVFTDGDDTPWSKGFLASSYASRGLKMRFTSGSGSEVQMGYAEGKSMLYLEARCIYITKAAGVQGLQNGSVSCIGVPSAVPSGIRAVLAENLICSALDLECASSNDQTFTHSDMRRTARLLMQFLPGTDFISSGYSAVPNYDNMFAGSNEDAEDFDDYNVLQRDLKVDGGLRPVREEDVIAIRNKAARALQAVFAGMGLPPITDEEVEAATYAHGSKDMPERNIVEDIKFAQEIINKNRNGLEVVKALAQGGFNDVAQDMLNIQKAKLTGDYLHTSAIIVGDGQVLSAVNDVNDYAGPATGYRLQGERWEEIKNIPAAIDPNELG
- the pduB gene encoding propanediol utilization microcompartment protein PduB, whose product is MSSNELVEQIMAQVVARVSAPQASPDVTHIKRETAMAEKSCSLTEFVGTAIGDTVGLVIANVDSALLDAMKLEKRFRSIGILGARTGAGPHIMAADEAVKATNTEVVSIELPRDTKGGAGHGSLILFGGNDVSDVKRAVEVALKELDRTFGDVYANDAGHIELQYTARASYALEKAFGAPVGRSCGVIVGAPASVGVLMADTALKSANVEVVAYSSPAKGTSFSNEAILIISGDSGAVRQAVISAREIGKTVLGTLGAEPKNDRPSYI
- the pduA gene encoding propanediol utilization microcompartment protein PduA, with product MQQEALGMVETKGLTAAIEAADAMVKSANVMLVGYEKIGSGLVTVIVRGDVGAVKAATDAGAAAAAQVGEVKAVHVIPRPHTDVEKLLPKGISQ
- the pduF gene encoding propanediol diffusion facilitator PduF, giving the protein MNDSLRAQCIAEFLGTGLFLFFGIGCLCAMKVAGATLGLWEICIIWGLGISLAVYLTAGISGAHLNPAITVALWLFARFPGRKVLPYSLAQIAGGFGGAALAYLLYRNLFLEYEAAHHLVRGSLESLQLAALFTTYPAAALNVWQAALVEVVITSILMGVIMALTDDGNGVPRGPLAPLLIGLLVAVIGASMGPLTGFAMNPARDFGPKLFIFFAGWGETAMTGGREIPYFIVPIVAPIIGACAGAACYRYLIGKNLPGNTGELKEKQS